Below is a window of Paramagnetospirillum magneticum AMB-1 DNA.
GGACGGCACCATCGCGGTGCTGGAGGCGGCCCGCGCCGCCGGGGTGAAGCGTTTCGTCTACACCGCCTCGTCGTCGTGCTACGGCATTCCCGAGACTTACCCAACGCCCGAGACCGCGGCGCCCTCGCCCATGTATCCCTACGCCCTGACCAAGTGGGTCGGCGAGCAGTACGTGATGCACTGGGCGCAGACCTACGACCTGGCTGCGGTGTCGCTGCGGCTGTTCAACGTCTACGGACCCCGCCATCGGACGGCTGGGACCTATGGCGCAATGTTCGGGGTATTTCTGGCTCAAAGGCTGGCGGGGAAGCCCTACACCGTGGTGGGTGACGGCAGCCAGACCCGTGATTTTACCTTCGTCGCCGACGTGGCCGACGCCTTCGTCACAGCGGCGAATTCAAAGATCAGTGGCGAGATTTTCAACGTGGGGTCCGACGGGACGTACAGCGTGAACCGGATCATCGAGATTCTGGGGGGCGATAAGCTTCATATCCCCAAGCGGCCGGGCGAGCCCGATTGCACTTGGGCGGACATCGCCAAGATCAAACGGGTCCTGGGATGGAAGCCCAAGGTCTCCCTGGAGGAAGGGGTGGGGATTCTGCTGGGTCATATTGATGGTTGGCGAGATGCCCCGGTGTGGACACCCGAGACCATCGGCGAGGCGACCCGCGACTGGTTCAAGTATTTGGGCAAAGACGCCAACGGCTGATAGATAGAGATTACCCACATGAGTAATGAAACTTCATCCCCGTCGCCTGCCGCTCGCGACAAGGTGCAGTCCATTGAGTCCCTGGCGGAGCGGGCTGAAAAGGCGCGCGAGGCGGGAAAGACCGTGGTTCTGTGCCACGGCGTTTTCGATCTGGTTCACCTGGGGCACGTCCGGCACGTGGAGGCGGCGCGGCGGGAAGGCGACATCCTGTTCGTCACCCTGACGGCAGACCGCTTCGTCAACAAGGGACCTGGCCGCCCTATCTTTTCCGAGAATATGCGGGCGGAGATGCTGGCGGCCCTCGCTTGCGTTGACGGTGTGGGCGTCAACCATGGCTCCAGCGCCGAAAGCGTGCTGGACGCCATCAAGCCCGACATTTATGTCAAGGGCAGCGATTACGAGAACCCCGACGAAGACATTACAGGCAAGATCAACTCGGAGCGCGAGGCGGTCGAGCGCCACGGGGGAAGGGTGGTATTCACCAAGGACATCACCTTCAGTTCGTCCTCGCTGATCAATCGTTATCTTGACGTCTACGACCCGCCTTTGCGCGACTGCCTCAATTCCCTCAGAGAGCGCGATGCCCTGAACGATATTCTCGAGCTGATCGAGAAGATCAAGGATATGAAGGTCCTGCTGGTGGGTGACACCATCATGGACGAATATCAGTTC
It encodes the following:
- a CDS encoding SDR family oxidoreductase, coding for MTNASPPLHCLVTGGAGFIGSHLVDRLLADGHRVSVIDNFANGREENLADAKASAPDRLTVHRADVADADIIRPMFAGVDWVFHLAAMADIVPSIQDPMLYHRANVDGTIAVLEAARAAGVKRFVYTASSSCYGIPETYPTPETAAPSPMYPYALTKWVGEQYVMHWAQTYDLAAVSLRLFNVYGPRHRTAGTYGAMFGVFLAQRLAGKPYTVVGDGSQTRDFTFVADVADAFVTAANSKISGEIFNVGSDGTYSVNRIIEILGGDKLHIPKRPGEPDCTWADIAKIKRVLGWKPKVSLEEGVGILLGHIDGWRDAPVWTPETIGEATRDWFKYLGKDANG